The window CTCTCCTACAACCGATCGGCCGAGTACCTGCGCACGGTGCGGTCCTGGTTCACGTACTACCTGAAGGGGACGCACGAGATCCCGGACCGGCCCGGTACGGGACCGGGCACACCCACGCCGCAGCCCCCGAGTTCCACCCCGAAGCCAACCCCGACGCCGGAGCCGACTCCGAAGCCAACCCCGACGCCGGAGCCGACTCCGACGCCTACGCCTACGCCGGACCCGAAGCCCACCCCGACGCCTACGCCTACGCCGGACCCGACCCCGACGCCCACGCCGACGCCGGACCCGAAGCCCACCCCGACGCCTACGCCTACGCCGGACCCGAAGCCCACCCCGACGCCTACGCCTACGCCTACGCCGACCCCGACGCCTACGCCGACCCCGACCCCGACCCCGACCCCTACGTCGACCCCGACGCCGGACCCGAAGCCCTCGCCGACCCCGACGCCCACGCTCACACCCACGCCGACCCCGACGCCTGGCTCGTCACGCACGCCGAAGCCTGCCGCGTCGCCGTCCTCCACCCCGGCGGTGCCCCGGCCGACCCCCGGGCAGCACACCTAAGCCGTGTCTTGTGGATCAAGCCGGCTCGCGGATCGAGGCTGGGGTCAGTTCGTGCAGCCGGGAATCGACCCGACGGGCCGGCAGTTGTTGGGCGTGTTCTCGACGATCCGGCTCCTGACGAGGGTCAGGGAGCCGCCAGAGGGTCCTTGCCAGACGCCGCCGCCGTTGAGCGCGATGTTGCGCCGCACCTTTGTGTCCGTCAGCGTGGTGGTGCCGTCATTGGCGATGCCGCCACCCGTTTGGCCCGCGCGGTTGTCCGCGATGGTCGTCGAGGAGATGTTCAGCGGAGCGCGGTCGTTGTAGATTCCGCCGCCCTGCTGGAAGGCGCGGTTGTCGTCGATGTGCGAGTTCTTGATGGTCGTGGAGACCCCGGCGGTGAAGAGGCCGCCCCCCAGCTCCGTGGCCTGGTTTCGCACCAGTTTGGTCTTCTGCAGCAGGGTGGTGCTTCCCGGCCCGTTGTAGATGGCACCACCCCGCTGGGCAGCACTGTCCCGCACGACGCTGTTGTACATCTCAAGGGTGCTGCTCTGGTTCACGAAGATGGCGCCCCCCTGGTTCGCCGTGCTGTTGGTCACGGTGCTGTGCTTGAGGATGAGCGTCCCTCCGTCCGTGGGCAGGTAGGTGCCGGCGTAGTCGAGATAGCCGCCGCCGGTCGCGGTGACACCCTCGACGGTCAGGCGCCCGCCGGGGCCGTCGATCTGAGCGATGCGGAAGCCCTCGGTCGCGTCGGGATCCCGTCGGATGGTGGTCTTGTTCCCCAGCAGCGTGACGGTGCCCGTGATCAGGGGCAGGGCGTTGGGGCCGAGACCGCCGGTCGACGCGGGAGTGAGGACGTTGTAGACGCATTTGGGTGCGAGCCGGATGGTGTGCGGTCCGGTGTTGTTGTTCGCGGCGATGATCGCGTTGTTGAGGGCGGTGACGTCGCACGGAATGGCCGCCAGGGAGGTCGCGCCCGCGGTGCTGCCGAGACTGAGCGCGGCCACGAACGGCACAGCCAGGGCCACGGCCTTGAGCTGACGTCTGTGCATCACTTCTCCGATCGCCATGTGTAATCATTTGATTACAGTCTGTTGCTGATCAGTGTTCCATGGGGTGGGCGTCCCGCCGTGCGCAACGCGACGGTGGGTGTGCCGGCGGACGCCGAGGTCCCCCCAGGCGGCCCAGCGGTGATCTGCGGCTCGAACGGTTCTCATCTCGCCCCCGCGTTGCTACGGTGCCCCATCTCTGACGCCTCATCAGATTTCGGAGCCCCGGCATGCGCGCATTCGTCGCCGCCGCCATCGGCCTCGCGGCCGCGCTGGCCCTCGTGTTCGCCATCACGGCGTTCGGGGTGCCCGAAGGCGAGACCTCACCCAAGCCCCTGCTCACCACCGCGCCCCCCGCGCCCGGAAAGTAGAGGAGGCCCGGCCATGCGACGCAGAGCGAGCCTCGTCCTGCTTGCCCTCGCCGTGTTCTGCGCGGCCCTCGCACCGCTGCTGCGCTGGTACGCGTACCCCCGTCTCGCCAAGATCCCGCCGAGCCAGTACCAGGAGATGGTCCTGGAGGCGAAGGACGCGACCCTCCTCGACTACACCGGCGGCATGCAGCCGAAGAAGGTCGACAAGGTCACGATCGTCCAGACCCTCAAGGGCAACGTGGAGGCGTCGAAGGAGATCGAGTCGAGCGCCGGCAAGGACGTCGTGGTCTGGGACACGCTGTCCTACATCATCGGCCCCGACGGCAAGATGGTCTCCCAGATCCCCGAGCGCTACATCTTCGACGCGCACACCCAGGACCCGGTGCACGCCACCGGGGAGATGGTCGACGGGGACCCGGTCAAGCGCGAGGGCATCGAGTTCAAGTGGCCGTTCTTCACCGAGCCGCGCGACTACCTGTACTTCGACGCGCAGACCCGCACCTCCTCGCCGATCCACTACGTCGGGCCGCGCACGTTCAAGGGCATGGACGTCTACTACTTTGAGCAGACCATCCCGTGGACCAAGGTCGCGATGCCGAAGAAGATGCCGATCGAGGGCATCGACCCGGCGACGATCGAGGCGGCCACCGGCACCACCCTCTGGTACACCGCCAAGGTGAGGTTCTGGGTCGACCCGGTGACGGGGGCGCCGGTCAACGCCGAGCAGGACATCCAGCAGGAGATGCGCGGCGGCATCGCGGCGGGCGGCCCCGACGGCAAGCTGACCGCCTTCGCCGGGCACGTGACGATGCGCGAGGACTACTCCGACTACACGGTCGAGCTGGTCAAGTCGAACCGCATGAAGGTCCTCGCGCTGCACACCTACGCGCCGATCGGCCTGGGGACCGGCGGGCTCGCGCTGCTGGGGCTGGCGCTGTGGCTGGAGGCCCGCGGCCGCCGCGTGCGGGAGGAAGGGCAAGGGCAGGGGGAAGGGATCAGCGTCTGAGCCGGGCGTTGGTGTGGCGGGTGGGCTCGGCGGTCGCCGGGTCCTCCGGCCAGGGGTGTTTGGGGTAGCGGCCGCGCAGCTCGGCGCGGACGGCGCGGTAGCCGCCCTGCCAGAAGGAGGCCAGGTCGGCGGTGACGGCCGCGGGCCTGCCGGCGGGCGACAGCAGGTGCACCAGCACCGGTACGCCCGCCACGCGCGGTGTCTCGGCCAGCCCGAACAGCTCCTGGAGCTTCACCGCGAGCACCGGCTGCTCGGCGGAGTAGTCCACCCGGATCCGGGATCCGCTGGGCACTTCGAGGCGCTCCGGAGCCAGCTCGTCCAGCCGGGCGGCCTCACCGGTCGCCCACGGCAGCAGCCGGTTCAGGGCCTGCCCGGCGTCGATCCGCCCGAGGTCCGCGCGACGCCGGGCCCGCGACAGCTCGGGCTCCAGCCAGTCGTCGGCCCGGTCCAGCAGCGTGCCGTCCTCTTCCACGGCGGGCCACGCGCCGCCGAGCGTCCGGTGCAGGAAGCCCAGCCGGGCCCGCAGCGCCTGCGCGTCCGGGGACCAGCGCAGCAGGCCGAGGCCCTCGTCGCGCAGCCCGTCGAGCAGGGCGGCCCGCACGAGCGCCGGGTCGGGGGTGCGCAGGGGCCGTACGGCCAGCTCGATCGCCCCGAGCCGCTGCGCCGCGCGGGCGACCACGTCGCCGTCCTCCCAGTGCACCTCCTCGGTGTCCGTGCGGAGGTGTGCGGCGGCGGCCCGGGCGGTCTCCTCGTCGATGACGGCGGCCAGCCGGACCCGTGCGGAGGCGGAGTGGGGGGCGCGGTCGGCGACGGCGACGGCCAGCCAGGGTGCGCGGCGCAGGCCCGAGCCGTCGCCGAGCTCGGCCGCGGTGCCGGAGGCCATGAGGAAGGCCCCCTCGCCCTTGGCCTTGGCGACCCGCTCGGGGAACGCGAGGGCCGCGATCAGCCCGGCGGCGCCATCGTCGGGTGCCGCGCCGCTGCCGGGGCTCCGCCCCGGACCCCGCGCCTCAAACGCCGGCGAGGCTGAAAGACCGGGGCTCCGCCCCGGACCCCGCGCCTCAAACGCCGGCGAGGCTGAAAAGACAGCCCCCGCCGGGTCCGGGGCGGAGCCCCGGGACGGGGGGCTGGGGGCGGAGCCCACAGTTTCGGGAAGGGGCGGGGTGGGGGAGAGCCCAGCAGGGTTTCGTTCCGCGGCGGCGCGCTCCAAGCGCCTGGCCTCCGCCCGCCAGCGGGACACGTAGCCGTCGCCCCCCGCGCGGGCCCGGCGCCAGGCCGCGGCCAGGTCGTCCCCGTACTCCCGCGGCGGCTCCTCGCTCAGCAGGGCCACCACCTCCGCCGCCCGGCGGGCACCGAGCGCGGCCGTGCCGTCCAGCAGCGCACGCGCCAGCCGCGGGTGCAGCCCCAGCCGGGCCATCCGCAGCCCCCGCGCGGTGGGCCGCCCGGCCGCGTCCACCGCGCCGACGGCCACCAGCACCTCGCGCGCCGCCGCCATGGCTCCCGCCGGCGGCGGGTCCGGCAGCGCCAGCCCGGCCGCGTCCGGGTCGCCCCAGCACGCGGCCTGCAGGGCGAACTGCGCCAGGTCGGCGATGCGGATCTCCGGCGACGGGAACGCGGGCAGCCGGCCGTCCTCCGCCTCCGTCCAGCAGCGGTACACCGCGCCGGGCGCCTCGCGCCCGGCCCGTCCCGCCCGCTGGCGCCCGGCCGCGCGGGACGCCCGTACGGTCGCCAGCGCGCCCAGCCCCCGCGCATGGTCCACGCGCGGCTCGCGGGCCAGCCCCGAGTCCACCACCACGCGCACCCCGGGGACGGTCAGGCTCGACTCCGCGACGGCCGTCGCGAGGATCACCCGGCGGTGGTCCGAGGCCGTCAGCGCCGCGTCCTGCACGGCGGCCGGGGCCCGGCCGTGGACCTGGAGCACCTCCGCGTCCACCCCGCCCAGCTGCCCGGCGACCCGGGCGATCTCCCCGACTCCGGGCAGGAAGCACAGGACGTCGCCCTCGCGCTCCGCCAGGGCCCGCCGCACGACCGAGGCCACGTGGGTCAGCTGCGCCGGATCGACCCGCATCCCGTGCGGGGGCCGCACCGGGCGGGCCGGCGGGGCCCAGACGGTCTCCACCGGGTACGAGACCCCCGCGGCCTCCACCACCGGCGCGTCACCCGGGCCCCCGTGACCCAGGACCCGGGCCCACGCGGCGGCGTCGGTCGTCGCCGAGGCCGCCACGAGCCGCAGCTCGGGGCGCAGGTTCTCCCGTACGTCGAGGAGGAAGGCGGCGACCGTGTCCGCGTCCAGGTGCCGCTCGTGGCACTCGTCCAGGACGACCACGTCCACGCCGGCCAGCTCCTGGTCGCGCTGGAGCCGCTGGAGCAGCACTCCGGTGGTCACCACCTCCACCACCGTGCCGGGGCCGGCCACCCGCTCGCCGCGCACCGTGAAGCCCACCGAGCCGCCGACCTGCTCGCCCAGCAGCCAGGCCATCCGCCGCGCGGCGGCCCGGGCGGCGATCCGCCGGGGCTCGGCGACGACGACCCGGCGGCGCGGCCCGCCGCCCACGAGACCCGCGAGCACCAGCGGCACCAGGGTGGTCTTGCCGGTGCCGGGCGGGGCGCAGAGCACCGCGGTGCCGTGGTCGTCCAGTGCGGAGACGAGCGCGGGCACGGCCTCCCGTACGGGAAGGGAGTCGAGGGCGGCCTGGCGTATCAAGGGATCAGTCCCTCTCGCACACGAAGATCGCCGTACCGGGGATCAGGTTGCCGCGCAGCGGGGACCAGCCGCCCCACTCCTGGTGGTTCCACTCGGGCCACTCCGGCTCGACCAGGTCGAGCAGGCGGAATCCGCCCGCCACCACGTCGCGGACCCGGTCGCCGAGGGTGCGGTGGTGCTCGACGTACACCGCGCGCCCCTCCTCGTCCTGCTCCACGTACGGGGTGCGGTCGAAGTAGGAGGCGGCGACGGACAGCCCCTCGGGGCCGGGCTCGTCGGGGAAGGCCCAGCGGACGGGGTGGGTGACGGAGAAGACCCAGCGGCCGCCGGGGCGCAGGACGCGGTGCACCTCGCGCATGACGGTGACGGGGTCGGCGACGAAGGGGACGGCGCCGTAGGCGGAGCAGGCGAGGTCGAAGGAGCCGTCCCGGAAGGGGAGCCGCCCGGCGTCGGCCTCGACCAGGGGGACGTCGTCGCCGATGCGCAGGGCGTGCTGGAGCTGGCGGTGGGAGAGGTCGAGGGCGACCGGGCGGGCGCCCCGGGCGGCCAGCCAGCGCGAGCACTGGGCGGCGCCGGCGCCGATCTCCAGGACGTCCTTGTCCTTGAGGGAGGCGGCGGGGCCGAGGAGGGCCGCGTCCGCCTCGTCCAGTCCTTCGGGGCCCCAGACGAAGCGGTCGTCGCCGAGGAAGGCGCCGTGCTCGCTCTGGTACTCGTCGGCGTTGCGGTCCCACCATCCGCGGCTCGCCCGGCTGCTCTCCGCTTCCCCCGCGTCACGCCGTGTGGCCTGGGCGTCTTCCACGGAGCCCGGATCGGCTCCGTTTGCGTCTTCGGAGGCGTAGTCCTCTTGGTTCATGGGGCCCGTCGTCGTAGTCTGCGAGTGTCTTCGGAATGTGGCAGGAAGCGTCATGAAGGTGCTCCCGCCCAGAAATTGTGCCGGTTATGCGGCGATCCGCCCGGGGTGTGCGCCTTCGCGCATTGACCCTGTCCGGCTGCCCCCGTATGCTACAAGTTGCGCTGCGAGCCTGTGCTCCTCAGACCTAGCAGGCTGCGCTTGTATTTGTTGAGGTCCCCTCGGTTTTCGAGGCCCCTCCGCATCTGCGGAATGGGGGTCTCCTTGGCTGTCCGGCTTCGGCAGATGCCGATAAGGGCTCCCGGCGTAGCAGTACCTACGACTTTCTGTCCGTAACCGGAGCCCTTTCCCACATGACGAGCAGCACCGAGACCACCGCCACCACTCCGCAGGTTGCGGTCAACGACATCGGCGACGCGGACGCGTTCCTCGCGGCCATCGACGAGACGATCAAGTACTTCAACGATGGCGACATCGTCGACGGCGTCATCGTCAAGGTTGACCGGGACGAGGTTCTCCTCGACATCGGTTACAAGACCGAAGGTGTCATCCCGAGCCGCGAGCTCTCGATCAAGCACGACGTCGACCCGAACGAGGTCGTCAAGGTCGGCGACGAGATCGAGGCCCTGGTTCTCCAGAAGGAGGACAAGGAAGGCCGCCTGATCCTCTCGAAGAAGCGCGCTCAGTACGAGCGTGCCTGGGGCACCATCGAGAAGATCAAGGAAGAAGACGGCATCGTCACCGGTACCGTCATCGAGGTCGTCAAGGGTGGTCTCATCCTCGACATCGGCCTCCGCGGCTTCCTGCCGGCCTCTCTCGTCGAGATGCGTCGCGTCCGCGACCTCCAGCCCTACGTGGGCAAGGAGCTCGAGGCGAAGATCATCGAGCTGGACAAGAACCGCAACAACGTGGTCCTGTCCCGCCGCGCCTGGCTCGAGCAGACCCAGTCCGAGGTTCGCCAGACGTTCCTCACCACCCTGCAGAAGGGTCAGGTCCGCTCCGGCGTCGTTTCCTCGATCGTCAACTTCGGTGCCTTCGTGGACCTGGGCGGCGTCGACGGTCTCGTGCACGTCTCCGAGCTGTCCTGGAAGCACATCGACCACCCGTCCGAGGTTGTCGAGGTCGGCCAGGAGGTCACCGTCGAGGTTCTCGACGTTGACATGGACCGCGAGCGTGTCTCCCTGTCGCTGAAGGCGACGCAGGAGGACCCGTGGCAGCAGTTCGCCCGGACCCACCAGATCGGTCAGGTCGTCCCGGGTAAGGTCACCAAGCTGGTTCCGTTCGGTGCGTTCGTCCGCGTGGACGAGGGCATCGAGGGTCTGGTCCACATCTCCGAGCTGGCCGAGCGCCACGTGGAGATCCCGGAGCAGGTCGTCCAGGTCAACGACGAGATCTTCGTCAAGGTCATCGACATCGACCTTGAGCGTCGCCGGATCTCGCTGTCGCTGAAGCAGGCCAACGAGTCCTTCGGTGCCGACCCGGCGTCGGTCGAGTTCGACCCGACCCTGTACGGCATGGCCGCGTCTTACGACGACCAGGGCAACTACATCTACCCCGAGGGCTTCGACCCCGAGACCAACGACTGGCTCGAGGGCTTCGACAAGCAGCGCGAGGCCTGGGAGACCCAGTACGCCGAGGCGCAGCAGCGCTTCGAGCAGCACCAGGCTCAGGTCATCAAGAGCCGCGAGGCCGACGAGGCCGCTGCTGCCGAGGGTGCTGCCGCCCCGGCCGCCAGTGGTGGCAACGCCGGTGCGGGCATCTCGGGTGGTTCCTACTCCTCGGAGTCGGACGAGACCTCTGGCGCCCTGGCGTCGGACGAGGCCCTGGCCGCGCTCCGCGAGAAGCTGGCCGGCGGCCAGAGCTGATCGATCGCAGCGCGCATCGCACTCCGGTGTGAGCAGAGCTGAACTGCGTTGAACGGTAAGGCCCGTCCCCTTCGGGGGGCGGGCCTTACCGCGTTTTGTCACCACCGATGCCGCGCCGTCGCGCCTCGGGCCCTGGGTTGTCCCGTGATGCCGCAGCGTCCCGTGATGCTGTGTTTGTCCCTTGATCCGTTGATTCCGGTGAATGCGGCCAACTGGGGAATGGCGGCGTGGCCTTGGACGTTCTTGGCAGAGAACACGGCGAGGAGGAGTGGTGTCGGTGCTTGATCCACAGGGTTTGTACGAATGGGACGCCAAGGGCCTGGCGGTGGCCGATCTGGCGGTTGCCCAGGACTCGGCCGGGCTGGTCATGCTGTACCACTTCGAGGGGTACATCGACGCGGGTGAGGCCGGGGAGCAGATCGTCGAACGGCTCCTGGACACCCTGCCCCACCAGGTGGTCGCGCGCTTCGACGCGGACCGGCTGGTGGACTACCGGGCGCGCCGCCCGCTGCTGACCTTCCAGCGCGACCGGTGGACGGAGTTCGAGGAGCCGAGGCTGGAGGTCCGGCTCGTCCAGGACGCCACCGGAGCGCCCTTCCTGCTGCTGTCCGGCCCGGAGCCGGATGTGGAGTGGGAGCGCTTCTCCGTTGCCGTCCGGCAGATCGTCGAGCGCCTCGGGGTCCGGCTCTCGGTCAACTTCCACGGCATCCCGATGGGCGTCCCGCACACCCGCCCCGTGGGCATCACCCCGCACGGCAACCGGACCGACCTCATGCCGGGCCACCGCAGCCCCTTCGACGAGGCGCAGGTGCCGGGCAGCGCGGAGTCCCTGGTGGAGTTCCGGCTGGGGCAGGCCGGGCACGACGTGCTGGGCGTCGCCGCACACGTACCGCACTACGTCGCGCGTTCCCCGTACCCGGACGCCGCGCTGACGGTGCTGGAGGCGATCACCGCGGCGACCGGGCTGGTGCTGCCGGCCGTGGCGCACGCGCTGCGCACCGAGGCGCACCGCACGCAGACGGAGATCGACCGGCAGATCCGGGAGGGCGACGAGGAGCTGATCGGCCTGGTGCAGGGGCTGGAGCACCAGTACGACGCGGTCGCCGGAGCCGAGACGCGGGGCAACATGATCGCCGAGCCGGCGGAGCTTCCGTCGGCGGACGAGCTGG of the Streptomyces sp. NBC_01294 genome contains:
- a CDS encoding ATP-dependent RNA helicase, with translation MIRQAALDSLPVREAVPALVSALDDHGTAVLCAPPGTGKTTLVPLVLAGLVGGGPRRRVVVAEPRRIAARAAARRMAWLLGEQVGGSVGFTVRGERVAGPGTVVEVVTTGVLLQRLQRDQELAGVDVVVLDECHERHLDADTVAAFLLDVRENLRPELRLVAASATTDAAAWARVLGHGGPGDAPVVEAAGVSYPVETVWAPPARPVRPPHGMRVDPAQLTHVASVVRRALAEREGDVLCFLPGVGEIARVAGQLGGVDAEVLQVHGRAPAAVQDAALTASDHRRVILATAVAESSLTVPGVRVVVDSGLAREPRVDHARGLGALATVRASRAAGRQRAGRAGREAPGAVYRCWTEAEDGRLPAFPSPEIRIADLAQFALQAACWGDPDAAGLALPDPPPAGAMAAAREVLVAVGAVDAAGRPTARGLRMARLGLHPRLARALLDGTAALGARRAAEVVALLSEEPPREYGDDLAAAWRRARAGGDGYVSRWRAEARRLERAAAERNPAGLSPTPPLPETVGSAPSPPSRGSAPDPAGAVFSASPAFEARGPGRSPGLSASPAFEARGPGRSPGSGAAPDDGAAGLIAALAFPERVAKAKGEGAFLMASGTAAELGDGSGLRRAPWLAVAVADRAPHSASARVRLAAVIDEETARAAAAHLRTDTEEVHWEDGDVVARAAQRLGAIELAVRPLRTPDPALVRAALLDGLRDEGLGLLRWSPDAQALRARLGFLHRTLGGAWPAVEEDGTLLDRADDWLEPELSRARRRADLGRIDAGQALNRLLPWATGEAARLDELAPERLEVPSGSRIRVDYSAEQPVLAVKLQELFGLAETPRVAGVPVLVHLLSPAGRPAAVTADLASFWQGGYRAVRAELRGRYPKHPWPEDPATAEPTRHTNARLRR
- the rpsA gene encoding 30S ribosomal protein S1, whose protein sequence is MTSSTETTATTPQVAVNDIGDADAFLAAIDETIKYFNDGDIVDGVIVKVDRDEVLLDIGYKTEGVIPSRELSIKHDVDPNEVVKVGDEIEALVLQKEDKEGRLILSKKRAQYERAWGTIEKIKEEDGIVTGTVIEVVKGGLILDIGLRGFLPASLVEMRRVRDLQPYVGKELEAKIIELDKNRNNVVLSRRAWLEQTQSEVRQTFLTTLQKGQVRSGVVSSIVNFGAFVDLGGVDGLVHVSELSWKHIDHPSEVVEVGQEVTVEVLDVDMDRERVSLSLKATQEDPWQQFARTHQIGQVVPGKVTKLVPFGAFVRVDEGIEGLVHISELAERHVEIPEQVVQVNDEIFVKVIDIDLERRRISLSLKQANESFGADPASVEFDPTLYGMAASYDDQGNYIYPEGFDPETNDWLEGFDKQREAWETQYAEAQQRFEQHQAQVIKSREADEAAAAEGAAAPAASGGNAGAGISGGSYSSESDETSGALASDEALAALREKLAGGQS
- a CDS encoding PAC2 family protein, with the protein product MLDPQGLYEWDAKGLAVADLAVAQDSAGLVMLYHFEGYIDAGEAGEQIVERLLDTLPHQVVARFDADRLVDYRARRPLLTFQRDRWTEFEEPRLEVRLVQDATGAPFLLLSGPEPDVEWERFSVAVRQIVERLGVRLSVNFHGIPMGVPHTRPVGITPHGNRTDLMPGHRSPFDEAQVPGSAESLVEFRLGQAGHDVLGVAAHVPHYVARSPYPDAALTVLEAITAATGLVLPAVAHALRTEAHRTQTEIDRQIREGDEELIGLVQGLEHQYDAVAGAETRGNMIAEPAELPSADELGREFERFLAEREGEG
- a CDS encoding DUF3068 domain-containing protein, with the translated sequence MRRRASLVLLALAVFCAALAPLLRWYAYPRLAKIPPSQYQEMVLEAKDATLLDYTGGMQPKKVDKVTIVQTLKGNVEASKEIESSAGKDVVVWDTLSYIIGPDGKMVSQIPERYIFDAHTQDPVHATGEMVDGDPVKREGIEFKWPFFTEPRDYLYFDAQTRTSSPIHYVGPRTFKGMDVYYFEQTIPWTKVAMPKKMPIEGIDPATIEAATGTTLWYTAKVRFWVDPVTGAPVNAEQDIQQEMRGGIAAGGPDGKLTAFAGHVTMREDYSDYTVELVKSNRMKVLALHTYAPIGLGTGGLALLGLALWLEARGRRVREEGQGQGEGISV
- a CDS encoding class I SAM-dependent methyltransferase, which produces MNQEDYASEDANGADPGSVEDAQATRRDAGEAESSRASRGWWDRNADEYQSEHGAFLGDDRFVWGPEGLDEADAALLGPAASLKDKDVLEIGAGAAQCSRWLAARGARPVALDLSHRQLQHALRIGDDVPLVEADAGRLPFRDGSFDLACSAYGAVPFVADPVTVMREVHRVLRPGGRWVFSVTHPVRWAFPDEPGPEGLSVAASYFDRTPYVEQDEEGRAVYVEHHRTLGDRVRDVVAGGFRLLDLVEPEWPEWNHQEWGGWSPLRGNLIPGTAIFVCERD
- a CDS encoding SPW_0924 family protein, whose amino-acid sequence is MRAFVAAAIGLAAALALVFAITAFGVPEGETSPKPLLTTAPPAPGK